The following are encoded in a window of Candidatus Dormiibacterota bacterium genomic DNA:
- the ftsH gene encoding ATP-dependent zinc metalloprotease FtsH, giving the protein MKKRSRSFLWLIAILAVLAVMAVVSMPQPKTEDVTLSQVIEEASQGKIERIEVSGDKLTATLKDPAAPKQIAYKESGANLTDYGIDYKKVTIDTKNGDSSSKYIIAGIFSILPFLLIGAFLFFMMRQAQGSSNQALSFGKSKARLFGSDKEKVTFKNVAGSEEAKQELSEIVEFLKYASKFEALGAKIPKGVLLFGPPGTGKTLLARAVAGEAGVPFFSISGSEFVEMFVGVGASRVRDLFTKAKKNAPCIIFIDEIDAVGRQRGTGMGGGHDEREQTLNQILVEMDGFEQGTNVIVMAATNRPDVLDPALLRPGRFDRRVTLDSPDVHNRRDILEVHCAGKPLAEDVNLMQVAKKTPGFSGADLANLVNEAAILAARMNAKKITQAHLGASVEKVLLGPERKSHIMNAREKEITAYHEAGHAIVGHYMENAHPIHKVTIISRGSAGGFTWSLPVEDRHLSSVQDFKDDLAMMLGGRVAEQLVYNEITTGASNDLQNAAAIGRKMVMDYGMSKRLPNQVFGSHRDAIFLGRELGEGKNYSDEVAKIIDDEVAALIDEAAKRADTVIRKHRKKLDAVAEHLVKEETLEEDQFLKLVGGPNLRKKYKEPAVDIKNDTNTPPASRKLAEA; this is encoded by the coding sequence GTGAAGAAACGTTCAAGAAGTTTTTTGTGGTTAATCGCTATTCTGGCCGTGCTGGCTGTGATGGCTGTGGTTTCTATGCCTCAGCCCAAAACCGAGGATGTAACGCTTTCTCAAGTGATAGAAGAGGCCTCACAGGGTAAGATTGAACGAATAGAGGTTTCGGGCGATAAATTGACAGCCACCCTAAAAGATCCGGCCGCGCCCAAGCAGATTGCTTACAAAGAGAGTGGTGCGAACCTGACCGATTACGGAATCGATTACAAAAAGGTGACTATAGATACTAAGAACGGCGATTCCAGCTCCAAATACATCATTGCCGGAATCTTTAGCATTCTGCCATTTCTTTTAATCGGCGCGTTTTTATTCTTTATGATGCGGCAGGCTCAGGGTTCTAGCAACCAGGCGCTTAGCTTCGGCAAGAGTAAAGCCCGCCTGTTTGGCAGCGATAAAGAGAAGGTTACATTTAAGAACGTAGCCGGCTCCGAAGAGGCTAAGCAGGAGCTGAGTGAGATTGTGGAATTCTTAAAGTACGCCAGCAAGTTCGAGGCCTTGGGTGCAAAGATTCCCAAAGGAGTTCTACTCTTCGGCCCGCCGGGAACCGGTAAGACTCTACTAGCTCGCGCTGTAGCCGGTGAGGCCGGTGTGCCGTTCTTCAGTATTTCCGGCTCGGAGTTTGTAGAAATGTTCGTGGGTGTCGGTGCTTCTAGGGTGCGCGATCTCTTCACTAAAGCCAAAAAGAACGCTCCTTGTATTATATTTATAGACGAAATTGATGCTGTCGGCCGTCAGCGTGGTACCGGTATGGGCGGTGGGCACGATGAGCGTGAGCAGACCCTGAACCAGATTCTGGTAGAAATGGACGGCTTTGAGCAGGGGACGAACGTAATCGTGATGGCAGCAACTAACCGGCCGGATGTGCTGGATCCGGCACTGCTGCGCCCTGGCCGATTCGATCGCCGGGTGACGCTTGATTCACCAGATGTCCATAATCGCAGAGATATTCTGGAGGTACACTGCGCCGGTAAGCCTCTAGCAGAGGATGTGAACTTAATGCAGGTTGCCAAAAAGACCCCCGGATTTTCTGGAGCCGATCTTGCCAACCTCGTGAACGAAGCTGCTATTTTAGCTGCCCGTATGAATGCTAAAAAAATCACCCAAGCTCACCTTGGCGCTTCTGTAGAAAAGGTTTTGCTTGGCCCTGAGCGCAAGAGCCACATTATGAATGCCAGAGAAAAAGAGATTACCGCTTATCATGAGGCAGGGCACGCCATAGTCGGCCACTATATGGAGAATGCGCATCCAATTCACAAGGTTACTATTATTTCTCGCGGTTCAGCAGGAGGCTTTACCTGGAGCTTGCCGGTGGAAGACCGCCACTTAAGCAGTGTGCAGGATTTTAAAGATGATCTAGCTATGATGCTGGGCGGGCGGGTAGCTGAGCAGTTGGTATATAACGAAATCACTACTGGTGCTTCTAACGACCTGCAGAACGCGGCTGCCATTGGCCGCAAGATGGTCATGGATTACGGTATGAGCAAAAGGCTTCCGAATCAAGTCTTTGGCTCGCACCGCGATGCTATTTTCTTAGGTCGTGAACTAGGAGAGGGTAAGAACTACTCAGACGAAGTCGCTAAAATTATTGATGACGAAGTAGCGGCTTTAATAGATGAAGCCGCCAAGCGTGCCGATACAGTTATAAGAAAACACCGCAAAAAACTCGATGCTGTAGCCGAGCATCTGGTAAAGGAAGAGACGCTAGAAGAAGATCAGTTCTTAAAACTGGTGGGCGGGCCGAACTTGCGTAAAAAGTACAAAGAGCCGGCAGTAGATATTAAAAATGATACTAATACACCTCCAGCTTCTCGAAAACTCGCCGAAGCTTGA
- the tilS gene encoding tRNA lysidine(34) synthetase TilS, giving the protein MKLSFDQKVNWPTVGKYVVAVSGGVDSVVLLHLLASSGKKYDLIPAYIDHGWRDTAVEQRLVRNLSEHLHLELQTGALKLKTKSEDEARKGRYLALEDIRKSSNALAIITAHHMDDRLETSIMNVLRGTNRYGLAPLHSTDKVIRPLLNVKKSELATYAKNHNLAWCSDPTNLDSAYRRNQVRNQLLPKLRQKNKDFDANYRHIMTEAEKLNAEIDRQLAGLTTVSRGKAELDRAELKNLSLPVARHALVFMARRADPAAELDAMTVHQAALQLKTGRLRGGRKLTSSLLITISNDKITIVSNPVKSVK; this is encoded by the coding sequence ATGAAATTATCTTTTGATCAAAAAGTTAACTGGCCTACAGTAGGCAAGTATGTTGTAGCCGTATCCGGTGGAGTCGATTCGGTGGTTTTACTGCATCTTCTTGCGTCATCAGGTAAAAAATACGATTTAATTCCGGCTTATATCGACCATGGCTGGCGAGATACAGCAGTGGAGCAACGGCTGGTTCGGAATCTGTCTGAGCATTTGCATCTCGAACTTCAAACCGGGGCACTTAAGCTTAAAACCAAAAGCGAGGATGAGGCCAGAAAAGGGCGCTACCTGGCACTGGAAGACATTCGTAAAAGCAGCAATGCCCTGGCCATCATTACCGCGCATCACATGGATGACCGGTTGGAAACCAGCATTATGAACGTGCTGCGTGGCACTAACCGCTATGGCCTGGCGCCCCTGCATTCAACAGATAAAGTTATTCGCCCACTGCTGAATGTTAAAAAGAGTGAATTAGCCACTTACGCCAAAAACCATAATCTTGCGTGGTGTAGCGACCCGACTAATTTAGATTCTGCATATAGGCGCAACCAAGTGCGCAACCAGCTGCTGCCAAAACTGCGCCAGAAAAATAAAGATTTTGATGCAAACTATAGACACATCATGACTGAGGCAGAAAAACTGAACGCAGAAATCGACAGGCAGCTTGCAGGGTTGACCACAGTTAGTAGGGGCAAGGCGGAACTGGATAGGGCAGAACTTAAAAACCTCTCTCTGCCGGTAGCGAGGCATGCGCTGGTATTTATGGCCCGCCGGGCCGACCCGGCCGCGGAGCTAGATGCCATGACAGTGCATCAGGCTGCACTTCAGCTGAAAACAGGGCGATTGCGCGGAGGGCGAAAACTGACTAGTTCATTGTTAATTACTATCTCGAATGATAAGATAACTATTGTTTCCAATCCTGTTAAAAGCGTTAAATAA
- a CDS encoding septum formation initiator family protein encodes MDWKKIGQQLHIGTILGFLIVIYLVVYLAGTVKRNYELQEQLNFLKQEISTLEAEKDALKYRIQYYQTDSYKEKEARARLGLQQPGESVVILPNKPKDQSAEKEGKKKRNSNIEQWWNFLLGRT; translated from the coding sequence ATGGATTGGAAGAAAATCGGTCAGCAGCTGCATATCGGAACTATTCTAGGCTTTCTAATAGTTATTTATCTGGTGGTTTATCTGGCCGGAACAGTTAAGCGCAATTATGAACTGCAAGAGCAGCTCAATTTTCTAAAGCAAGAGATATCTACTTTGGAGGCGGAAAAAGACGCCCTCAAGTATCGCATTCAGTATTACCAGACCGATTCATATAAAGAGAAGGAGGCTAGGGCCAGGCTTGGCCTGCAGCAGCCAGGGGAAAGCGTGGTGATTCTGCCAAATAAGCCTAAGGATCAATCGGCGGAAAAAGAAGGAAAGAAAAAACGAAACTCAAACATTGAACAATGGTGGAATTTCCTGCTTGGCCGTACTTGA